In Candidatus Syntrophosphaera sp., the DNA window AGGAATACTATCAGTGCTGGTGGGGCATCAAAGACATGCCAGACCTCAATTTTGACCTTAGCCGCACCCATCCCTCCGAGAACTACGTGAAAGATATTTACAAAGCCGTACCCAACCAGCCTTTGGTGGAACATATTCTGGATTGCGTGCGCTGGTGGCTGCTGGAGATCGGCATCGACGGTTTCCGCCTCGACGTCCCGGATGAAGTTCCCTACTGGTTTTGGCAGCTCTTCCGCGAACAGGTGAAGGCGATCAAGCCCGAGGCCTGGATCGTTGGCGAGATCTGGCAAAGCGCCCGGGGCTGGGTTGGCCCCAACTATTTCGATTCCGTGATGAACTACGCCTGCTTCAAGGATCCCCTGCTGGAATTCTTCATCCTGCGGCTCATCGACTGCCGCGGTTTTCGCGCCAAGATCGAGGAAGGCCTGGCCCAATATCCTTTCCAGGCCCTGGGGGCGATGATGAACCTGCTGGGCAGCCACGACACGGTACGCGTTCTTGAATTGGCCAAGGGAAACATCTCCCGGCTCAAGCTGGCCTTGCTTTTCCAGATGACCTTCAGCGGCGCGCCCCACATCTATTACGGCGATGAGATCGCCATGCGCGGGGGCAAGGACCCGGACAACCGCCGCCCCTTCAATTGGGCTTGGGAGCAGGATCCCGAGGCCAGTGACCTGAGGGAGTTTTACCGCGAACTGATCCGCCTGCGCAAATGCCACACACTGCTCAGAGAAGGTGAATTCAGCTTTCTGGAGGTTCCTGACGGCCTACTGGCCTGGCAACGCTACGATAGCTTGGGAAGGATCATTGTAATCCTGAATTATTCTACTGCCAGCCATGTCCAGGGAAACCCGGAGGCGGGGGAGACCCTTTTCACCCTCGGCGACGTGGTCCCCCGCTCGGATGGATTCCTGCTTCCGCCTGATTCAGGCGTAGTCTTTCTAAATCAGTAAAACCAGCTGAAGCAGGTGTTAAACCCTGCAACCCTTTCACGCCAGGCCATCAGAACTCATAGCGGACGGAAATCCCCTTCAAAGCCGGATCGGGAGCGACTGCCAGCCTTGGCGTGTCTTCCAAAACCAGGCGGGCTGTGACATATCCGACCACCGCCCCGAAAAAGACGTCGCTGGCCCAGTGTCGGTTGTCGTTAAGCCGGGAATAGGAGGTCAGCGCCCCGATGGTGTAGACAGTGGGTCCGACCCAGCCGGAATCCTTGTATTGATGGGCCAGGATGGGCGCAACGCTCCAAACTATCGTTGTGTGTCCGGAAGGAAAGGACCTGTCGAAGGAGAGAGAGGAGGAATTCCAGAACTCCTTGCCCTGTTCAGCCTCTGGCCTCAGCCTTTGGGTGGAAAACTTCAAGCCCTGGGTTACGCCATTGGCCAGCAAATAGCTTTTCAGGCAGAGCAGGCCGGTGTCCATGGTCTTGTCCGAACCGGCCAGCCAGGCTCCCAATACGGTCGCGCCGATCGCCGGAAGAACATATTTGCCCTCGCCGAACTGCTTGAATCCGGTCATCACGCCGTCGCCCCAGTCCGTCCGGTTGCGCTGGAAAAGGTCCCTCAATTCCTCATCATAAGAGTATAAGATCCCCGTCACGAGGACAACTCCCCCAGCCGTCAACCAATTTCCGGTTTCCCATTCCAGAGGCGCTGTGACCGCTTTAATGGCCGTTTGGGGATAGGAGAGCGCGTAGGCTTTCCAAAATTCCGCGTCCGGTTCCCCGGCTAAAGCGAGGCCAGGGAATAGCGCGCATAGCAAAACCAAAATACATATCATTCTCATGTATTGTCCTTTCGCTCCAAAGCGGTTTTTAGTCAAGGATAAATCACTTCGCGCCGATGGCGATACACCATTTCAGTAAAAACACCAAGCGATCCTTACTGATTCCTGCGCGGTTTTTACGGAAGTAACTCTCTGCATGCCATGCGGTTAAGATCTATCCGTTAAGTTGTAAGAAACTTTCCGGGTTTATCAGGATTAATTTTTATATTGTTTTCTTCAGTATAGGGAATTATTCTTACAACTTAACAACTCTATGGTGCTAAATGAGTTAGCTCACCTCCGGTTTTTACGGGGTTTTAACAACATACTGTCCAGCAATAGATTAGCCAATCTGGATTTTAACGGGTTTTTAACAAAACATAGCCCAGCAATATTTTACGATCGGGTTAACACAGCTGCATCTTGATTGAAGCAATTTCCCTATATCCACGCCCATCTGATATTCACCCTACACACTCCGAATAAAGTTCGGGATGTGTCCAATGAGTGTAAAACTGGCATAACTTGAAGCTGCGGAAAAGAGAAAGGGCAGGAAAGATGGGCAAGGCAGGTATATATTGCGAAAGCTTCCCGTTATTTTGGATTGACACAAAAGCGCCCGGCGAATTAAGGGACTGTAATGGGAACAATTATGAAGAAAAAAATACTGCTCTGCGTAACAGGCGGGATCGCCGCCTATAAAGCGATTGACCTGGCCAGCCGGCTTAGCAAGGCGGGCTATGAGGTGAAAACCGTCCTCACTTCCCACGCCCAGCGCTTCGTGGCGGGGATAAACTTTGCCGCCATCACCCAGAACAGCGTGCACACCACGCTTTGGGAAGATAATGACCCCATTCCGCACATCACTCTGGCGGATTGGGCGGACCTGATCGTGGTGGCTCCGGCCACAGCGAACATCATGGCCAAGGCGGCTTACGGGATAGCCGACGACCTCTTGTCTTCGCTCCTTTTGGCGCATCTCAAGCCCGTCCTCTTCGTTCCGGCGATGAATGTCCACATGTACGATCATCCGGCCACCCAGGCCAACATCGCCCTCCTCAAAAAGCGGGGCAACCACGTTCTGGAACCCGTCACCGGCCTGCTCGCCTGCGGCTATGAAGGCAAAGGCAAGTATCCCCCCAACGAGGAGGTCGTTTTCGCCATCCGCTGTTATTTGGAACATCCCGCAAACCTAAGTGGGAAGAAGGTTCTGGTCACCGCCGGAGCGACCTCCGAGCCGCTCGATCCCATGCGCACGCTCACCAATAAATCCAGCGGCAAGATGGGACTGGCCATCGCCCGGGCCTTTGCCCTGAGGGGCGCGCGGGTCACTTTGGTGCACGGAAACGTCTCCGAAACGC includes these proteins:
- a CDS encoding phosphatase PAP2 family protein, translating into MICILVLLCALFPGLALAGEPDAEFWKAYALSYPQTAIKAVTAPLEWETGNWLTAGGVVLVTGILYSYDEELRDLFQRNRTDWGDGVMTGFKQFGEGKYVLPAIGATVLGAWLAGSDKTMDTGLLCLKSYLLANGVTQGLKFSTQRLRPEAEQGKEFWNSSSLSFDRSFPSGHTTIVWSVAPILAHQYKDSGWVGPTVYTIGALTSYSRLNDNRHWASDVFFGAVVGYVTARLVLEDTPRLAVAPDPALKGISVRYEF
- the coaBC gene encoding bifunctional phosphopantothenoylcysteine decarboxylase/phosphopantothenate--cysteine ligase CoaBC, encoding MKKKILLCVTGGIAAYKAIDLASRLSKAGYEVKTVLTSHAQRFVAGINFAAITQNSVHTTLWEDNDPIPHITLADWADLIVVAPATANIMAKAAYGIADDLLSSLLLAHLKPVLFVPAMNVHMYDHPATQANIALLKKRGNHVLEPVTGLLACGYEGKGKYPPNEEVVFAIRCYLEHPANLSGKKVLVTAGATSEPLDPMRTLTNKSSGKMGLAIARAFALRGARVTLVHGNVSETLPYYLHKAVFTPTVQEMADEVLRAPGAYDIIVKCAAVSDFRPAKTSAQKIKKGGKLALELVPTQDILAELGRVKPKKQILVGFAAETENLAANAKVKLERKNLDLICVNHLDTAGADETALTLIFAKNKKSIRLEGDKFAVALQLVGQIAKP